A single Bosea sp. PAMC 26642 DNA region contains:
- a CDS encoding dienelactone hydrolase family protein, with translation MTGAMPTPAWRRTHGMEASMHRRMFVLGSACAMMPAAADAQARRGSPSTSITIERFDAPGPGPHPVVLLLHGSDGLTYPGRYATAARTIAAAGFTVFLPHYFESTGDRRAAYGELGSKFPAWLAANSAALDQVVAAPGVARNRIGVVGISLGGALALALSAQDARLKAVVNYFGYLPGQLRAARRFPPTLILHGDADRIVPVSNAYAIETLLQARGSVVERRIYPGQGHGFGGAASTDAASRTASFLNRYIG, from the coding sequence ATGACCGGCGCCATGCCAACTCCGGCGTGGCGCCGAACGCATGGTATGGAGGCCAGCATGCATCGTCGAATGTTCGTCCTTGGGAGCGCCTGCGCGATGATGCCCGCGGCGGCTGACGCCCAAGCCCGTCGAGGCTCGCCATCGACGTCGATCACCATCGAGCGTTTCGATGCGCCGGGTCCGGGTCCGCATCCCGTTGTCCTGTTGCTCCACGGCTCGGACGGCCTGACCTATCCTGGTCGGTACGCGACTGCGGCAAGAACGATTGCCGCCGCCGGCTTTACCGTCTTCCTGCCGCACTACTTCGAGAGCACGGGCGATCGGCGCGCGGCCTATGGCGAGTTAGGATCGAAATTCCCTGCGTGGCTTGCCGCCAATTCCGCTGCGCTGGATCAGGTCGTCGCCGCGCCGGGCGTGGCCCGCAACCGCATAGGAGTCGTCGGAATCTCGCTCGGCGGCGCGCTCGCCTTGGCGCTATCGGCTCAGGACGCCCGCCTAAAAGCCGTCGTGAACTATTTCGGCTACCTGCCGGGTCAGCTACGGGCTGCGCGCCGCTTCCCGCCGACGCTGATCCTGCACGGCGACGCGGACCGGATCGTTCCGGTCTCCAACGCCTATGCTATCGAGACCTTGTTGCAAGCCCGAGGCAGCGTCGTCGAGCGCCGGATATATCCCGGCCAGGGACACGGCTTCGGTGGAGCGGCCTCGACGGATGCGGCAAGCCGGACCGCCTCGTTTCTCAACCGTTACATCGGCTGA
- a CDS encoding ferritin-like domain-containing protein, with translation MNNETLLSTLDPDLAGALASRRDLFLSSARKLGAVASAPVVLAAVSSQAFGQGMPAQVADVLNFALTLEYLEAEFYSMGLKAGVVPDRFSPVFRQISEHEAAHVTLLSSTLGAAAVAKPQFDFTAGGKYATVFRDFKTFAAVAQTFEDTGVAAYAGQAPALMGSNAALTTALRIHSVEARHAAEIRIVRGVRPWKGAFDKAMTKQQVLAAVTPFIDA, from the coding sequence ATGAACAACGAGACCCTTCTCTCCACTCTCGATCCCGATCTCGCCGGTGCGCTGGCGTCGCGCAGGGATCTATTTTTGTCCTCGGCCAGGAAGCTTGGCGCGGTCGCCTCGGCGCCTGTCGTCCTGGCGGCCGTGTCCAGCCAGGCCTTCGGCCAGGGCATGCCTGCCCAGGTCGCTGACGTGCTCAACTTCGCGCTCACGCTCGAATATCTAGAGGCCGAATTCTACAGCATGGGCCTAAAGGCCGGCGTCGTGCCGGATCGCTTCTCGCCGGTGTTCCGTCAGATCAGCGAGCATGAGGCCGCCCACGTCACCCTGCTGAGCTCAACGCTCGGTGCAGCTGCGGTCGCCAAGCCGCAGTTCGACTTCACGGCCGGCGGCAAGTACGCCACCGTGTTCCGTGACTTCAAGACCTTCGCCGCCGTGGCGCAGACCTTCGAGGACACGGGCGTCGCGGCCTATGCCGGCCAGGCTCCCGCCCTGATGGGGTCGAACGCCGCCTTGACGACGGCGCTACGCATCCATTCCGTCGAGGCCCGGCACGCTGCCGAGATCCGCATCGTTCGCGGCGTGAGGCCCTGGAAGGGTGCCTTCGACAAGGCCATGACCAAGCAGCAGGTCCTAGCGGCGGTGACGCCGTTTATCGACGCCTGA
- a CDS encoding ferritin-like domain-containing protein gives MTDQKMGSLADHGRAEGRRAFLRWSGVAAAAAVAFGVNVPGLKLGEAFAQSRAVDLGGGDLGVLNYAYALEQLEAAFYTQVIASPYAGMNAYERTLLTDIRNHEVSHREFFKKALGANRIPDLAVNFSAVNFGDRVSVLKTAMTFEDLGVSAYNGGGAAIQNPKYLAAAGSIVSVEARHAATIRDMLMPFTASFAGDDVVTRGGVDVSNPPSTVLRAAGPFIATPVTASQLP, from the coding sequence ATGACTGATCAAAAAATGGGTTCCCTTGCGGACCATGGGCGAGCCGAGGGACGTCGCGCGTTCCTACGCTGGTCCGGCGTGGCTGCAGCGGCTGCCGTGGCATTCGGTGTGAACGTCCCTGGCCTCAAGCTCGGCGAGGCGTTCGCGCAATCCCGCGCCGTGGATCTCGGTGGCGGCGATCTCGGCGTTCTCAATTACGCCTACGCGCTGGAGCAACTGGAGGCTGCCTTCTACACGCAGGTCATCGCCAGCCCCTATGCCGGCATGAACGCCTACGAGCGGACCCTTCTGACCGACATCCGCAATCATGAGGTCTCGCACCGCGAGTTCTTCAAGAAGGCGCTCGGCGCGAACCGGATTCCCGACCTCGCCGTCAACTTCTCGGCGGTCAACTTCGGCGATCGCGTGAGCGTGCTCAAGACGGCCATGACCTTCGAGGACCTCGGCGTCTCGGCTTACAATGGTGGCGGCGCCGCCATCCAAAATCCGAAGTATCTCGCCGCGGCAGGCTCGATCGTCTCGGTCGAGGCGCGTCACGCCGCCACGATCCGCGACATGCTGATGCCGTTTACCGCATCTTTCGCCGGCGATGACGTCGTCACGCGTGGCGGCGTCGACGTTTCCAACCCGCCTTCGACCGTGCTTCGCGCGGCAGGTCCCTTCATCGCCACGCCGGTCACCGCGTCGCAGCTCCCATGA
- a CDS encoding HWE histidine kinase domain-containing protein, translating to MIFTDAKGPDNPIIFANDSFLALTGYDRAEVLGQSFKALMAQGASPEVLTELAAAFDGSSELSTEVRYRRKDGSVFWADLFVSPVHDEAGKVVQHFTSFVDLTRHKLEQDRSRMMIDELNHRVKNTLSTVQSIVTEALRRPALFDTIKESIGSRIFALSRSHDLLSDESWDGTGLHDLLDAALEPFGVANGRKERFLITGENVRVSPKATLALGIAFHELATNAVKYGAFSNEAGSIGVSWSIVSKTGGDRLVIRWLEKDGPPVSQPIRKGFGSKVLTRGLAHELEGSVDLDYRAAGVACMIDIPAPGGSS from the coding sequence ATGATTTTCACGGATGCGAAAGGGCCAGACAATCCGATCATCTTCGCCAACGACAGCTTTCTCGCTCTCACGGGCTACGACCGCGCTGAGGTCCTTGGGCAAAGCTTCAAGGCGTTGATGGCGCAAGGCGCGTCGCCGGAGGTGCTCACGGAACTCGCCGCCGCTTTCGATGGCTCCAGCGAACTCAGCACCGAGGTGCGCTACCGACGCAAGGATGGCAGCGTGTTCTGGGCCGACCTTTTCGTCAGCCCGGTTCATGACGAGGCCGGAAAGGTCGTGCAACACTTCACGTCCTTCGTGGATTTGACTCGGCACAAACTGGAGCAGGATCGATCGCGTATGATGATCGACGAGCTCAACCATCGCGTGAAGAACACGCTCTCGACTGTGCAGTCGATCGTGACCGAGGCCCTGCGGAGGCCGGCGTTGTTCGACACGATCAAGGAATCGATCGGCTCCAGGATATTCGCGCTGTCGCGATCGCACGATCTCTTGAGCGACGAGAGTTGGGATGGCACCGGCCTGCACGATCTGCTCGATGCCGCGCTGGAGCCGTTCGGGGTGGCCAACGGTCGCAAGGAACGCTTCCTGATTACGGGCGAGAACGTCCGCGTCTCCCCGAAGGCGACGCTTGCACTAGGGATCGCGTTCCACGAACTCGCCACCAACGCCGTCAAGTACGGCGCCTTCTCGAACGAGGCCGGCTCAATCGGCGTCAGTTGGTCGATCGTGTCGAAGACGGGTGGCGATCGGCTGGTCATCCGCTGGCTGGAAAAAGACGGGCCGCCGGTATCCCAACCGATCCGCAAGGGTTTCGGCTCGAAGGTTTTGACGCGCGGCTTGGCACATGAGTTGGAAGGCTCGGTGGATCTAGACTACCGGGCCGCTGGCGTCGCGTGCATGATCGACATTCCCGCGCCCGGAGGTTCGTCATGA
- a CDS encoding response regulator, with protein sequence MNDRILAGARVLVVEDEMMLLMMIESMLEDLGCESVTAAATVNQALALLDAQAFDVAMLDLNLNGDRSYPIADALAARDVPFLFSTGYGSQGVMDGYRERPVLMKPYQIGELVSTLRGLIPAGGLLPEAA encoded by the coding sequence ATGAACGACCGAATTCTAGCCGGCGCGCGCGTCCTCGTAGTCGAGGACGAGATGATGCTGCTCATGATGATCGAGAGCATGCTGGAAGATCTGGGGTGCGAATCCGTGACGGCGGCAGCGACCGTCAACCAAGCCCTTGCGCTTCTCGACGCGCAGGCATTTGACGTCGCGATGCTGGACCTCAACCTCAACGGCGATCGAAGCTATCCGATAGCCGACGCGTTGGCGGCACGGGATGTGCCATTCCTTTTCTCGACCGGGTACGGCAGCCAAGGCGTCATGGACGGCTATCGGGAACGCCCGGTGCTAATGAAACCCTATCAGATCGGGGAACTGGTCTCTACGTTGCGGGGTCTTATCCCCGCAGGCGGATTGCTACCAGAGGCTGCCTAA
- a CDS encoding alpha/beta hydrolase gives MNTLNTVSLVVLLATSAMTPAFAQTSPAPASATILPASKPDADMAEVLSVLAGLGGKPIESLEPDEARKQPTPTDAVMKIVKDKKLDVKPHEGLKVSNSRFADMGNLKLRWYVPENATKESNLPIIMFFRGGGWVVADLDVYDATPAALGKKTGAAVVSVDYPMGPENKFPAAHDEAIEAYKYILKNAQGWGYNGGKIALVGESAGGNLAINTAIAARDQGLPKPVAIVSVYPVATTSLDTPSKKEQAAAKPLNTPMLAWFVKHISKSEADAQDPRLNLVGANLKGLPPTTIINAEIDPLKSDGDLIVAKLKEAGVETTHQLYTGVTHEFFGMDAVVAKAKEAQDFAVAQIKKGFGGM, from the coding sequence ATGAACACCCTCAACACCGTATCCCTGGTCGTGCTTCTGGCGACCAGCGCGATGACGCCGGCGTTCGCGCAGACGTCGCCGGCACCCGCGTCGGCCACGATTCTCCCCGCCTCGAAGCCCGATGCCGATATGGCCGAGGTCCTATCAGTGCTCGCAGGCCTTGGCGGCAAGCCGATCGAGAGCCTGGAGCCAGACGAGGCGCGCAAGCAGCCGACGCCGACCGATGCGGTGATGAAGATCGTCAAGGACAAGAAGCTCGACGTGAAGCCGCACGAGGGCCTGAAAGTCTCCAACAGCCGCTTCGCCGACATGGGCAATCTGAAACTGCGTTGGTACGTGCCGGAGAACGCGACCAAGGAGTCAAACCTGCCGATCATCATGTTCTTCCGCGGCGGCGGCTGGGTGGTCGCGGATCTCGATGTCTACGACGCGACGCCGGCTGCGCTGGGGAAGAAGACCGGTGCGGCCGTCGTCTCCGTCGATTATCCAATGGGTCCAGAGAACAAGTTCCCCGCCGCTCATGACGAGGCGATCGAGGCCTACAAGTACATCCTGAAAAACGCGCAGGGCTGGGGGTACAACGGCGGCAAGATTGCGCTTGTCGGGGAGAGCGCCGGCGGCAACCTTGCGATCAACACCGCGATCGCGGCACGCGATCAAGGTTTGCCCAAGCCCGTGGCGATCGTTTCGGTCTATCCGGTCGCGACGACAAGCCTGGACACGCCGTCCAAGAAGGAGCAAGCCGCCGCTAAGCCACTCAATACGCCAATGCTGGCGTGGTTTGTGAAGCACATCAGCAAGAGCGAGGCGGATGCGCAGGACCCGCGTCTCAACCTCGTCGGGGCCAACCTGAAGGGCTTGCCGCCCACCACGATAATCAACGCCGAGATCGATCCGCTCAAGTCGGATGGCGACCTGATCGTGGCGAAGCTGAAGGAGGCTGGCGTCGAAACAACCCACCAGCTCTACACCGGGGTTACCCATGAGTTCTTCGGCATGGACGCCGTCGTCGCCAAGGCCAAGGAGGCGCAAGACTTCGCCGTCGCTCAGATCAAGAAGGGTTTTGGCGGGATGTGA